The following proteins are co-located in the Mobula birostris isolate sMobBir1 chromosome 26, sMobBir1.hap1, whole genome shotgun sequence genome:
- the cilp2 gene encoding cartilage intermediate layer protein 1, protein MEGSAVWIFLIFLVLQQYISAQAAKESQPKLQKLKQNRRNRKLSNNEVQKLHSDVTEWTSWFNIDHPGGHGDFERLEAIRFYYRERVCARPTSIEARTTDWVKADQTGEVVHYSPDKGFWCVNKEQPQGRVCSNYHIRFKCPLVHTHWSHWSEWSPCAATDCGGPGVQARQRTCTDNVRFRYLTLPRCQGKAIQHRACNMPPCQEALWKEWGPWTACSVTCGSGHTLRHRNCVQTSDGQTCVGRAIEVKKCVESPCSGCHLVCTMGRVNEDCNSCICDQHILLGTVHSTDGSPLIGSRIAMPDQPPVTLTTTDQTGSFRIPGVCAHTRNVVLVEHKKFAPSVFQAVQNSTDISVIKAILTRVESPYIVKHPESKVRFQGQRVTFCCKATGAPKPLKYFWYHNGTLLDTKNEGTLVLRDLKRWQEGEYYCNVTNGFGFIRSASATLTVIAKGQPKCKSEPVEHFIRLPENCFQAATNSFYYNVRKCPSVGCAGNLNDEFQCKDGTSYCCGVKRTKRKEIACQGYTLPVKVVTKCGCKRCTEPRVLIRGQAVAADNGEPLRFGQIFIGGELVGLTSYKGTFTVQVPQGTERLVVQFVDRLGKFVDTVKVLPFDRRSGAVYYMVKLMRKSETIEVDSRKGTTIPLGEMEGEDTIGEIDIPPDSFRRRNGESYSGKVKASVTFLDPRNISLAMSASSDLRFVDSEGNVQPLRTYGMFSADFWEEPSNQPLDVSGAQVYLDTASVKMPEHIQKMKLWSLNPDTGFWEEESLFHIEKKKRNKREERTFLIGNIEIRERRLFNLDVPEGRRCYVKVRAYMSEKFLPGEQLEGAVISLINLEPLPGYKANPRAWGRFDSVITGPNGACLPAFCDADRPDAYTAYVTATLGAEELEAAASSPKMNPNVIGVSQPFLGKLEYRRTDHDDKQLKKTAFRINLPKPNANNIDETDGPIYAYQNMKDCENAPISANHFRFYKVEKDKYEYNVVPFEENDLTSWTGDHLAWWPNPQEFRACYIKVKVNGPVEVMVRSRNYGGTHPETTGQLYGIRDARSVHDLVKANVSSTCVEFKCSGMLFDQSTVDRTLVTLIPQGNCRRTAINSLLQEYLHRHPPSAVNNDTSAFSMLAPVDPLGHNYGIYTVTDQNPRVAKEIAIGRCFDGTSDGFSREMKVDIGNALTFSCQEKSVTHQSLFQRLQNSPSETIAEIGAEMRRMVQTRPVQSRIVPYPSGQRNRRIRGNDQRSREDRQ, encoded by the exons ATGGAAGGATCAGCAGTCTGGATTTTCCTCATCTTTCTTGTCTTGCAACAGTACATTTCAGCTCAAG CTGCCAAAGAGAGCCAGCCCAAACTCCAGAAATTGAAACAGAATCGGAGGAATCGGAAACTGAGTAACAACGAGGTACAGAAACTGCATTCAG ATGTGACGGAGTGGACCTCCTGGTTCAATATCGACCATCCCGGCGGGCATGGAGACTTCGAGCGGCTGGAAGCAATCCGCTTCTACTACCGGGAGCGCGTGTGCGCGCGGCCCACTTCCATCGAGGCGCGCACCACCGACTGGGTGAAGGCGGACCAAACCGGGGAGGTGGTTCATTACAGCCCCGACAAGGGCTTCTGGTGTGTGAACAAGGAGCAGCCACAGGGCAGGGTTTGCTCCAACTACCACATTCGATTCAAGTGCCCTCTAG TTCACACCCACTGGTCACACTGGTCAGAGTGGAGTCCCTGTGCGGCCACAGACTGTGGGGGACCAGGCGTCCAGGCCCGGCAGCGCACTTGTACGGACAACGTGCGTTTTCGGTATCTCACGCTTCCGAGGTGCCAGGGAAAAGCCATCCAGCATCGAGCGTGCAACATGCCCCCATGTCAAG AGGCCCTTTGGAAGGAATGGGGACCTTGGACTGCGTGTTCGGTCACCTGTGGCAGCGGCCATACCCTACGCCACCGAAATTGTGTCCAGACCTCAGACGGGCAGACTTGTGTTGGTCGAGCAATTGAAGTTAAAAAATGCGTTGAATCGCCTTGCTCAG GTTGTCACCTGGTGTGCACGATGGGCCGGGTGAATGAAGACTGCAACAGTTGCATCTGTGACCAGCATATCCTACTAGGGACAGTCCATTCTACTGATGGGTCACCTCTCATTGGCAGCAGGATAGCCATGCCGGACCAACCCCCGGTGACATTAACGACAACCGATCAGACGGGTTCTTTCCGGATCCCTGGAGTGTGTGCCCACACCAGAAACGTCGTGCTAGTCGAGCACAAAAAGTTTGCCCCTTCAGTATTCCAAGCTGTTCAGAACAGTACAGATATTTCGGTGATCAAGGCAATTCTTACGCGAGTGG AAAGCCCTTACATAGTGAAACATCCAGAGAGTAAAGTGCGATTTCAAGGTCAGCGGGTGACCTTCTGTTGCAAAGCCACAGGAGCTCCAAAACCACTCAAATATTTCTG GTATCACAATGGGACACTCCTTGACACTAAGAATGAAGGTACTCTTGTGCTGAGGGACCTGAAGAGGTGGCAGGAAGGAGAATATTACTGTAATGTTACCAATGGGTTTGGTTTCATCCGATCAGCATCAGCAACCCTGACAGTTATTG CCAAAGGACAGCCAAAGTGTAAGTCAGAACCAGTGGAGCACTTCATCAGACTCCCCGAGAACTGCTTCCAAGCTGCCACCAATTCCTTCTactacaatgtcaggaagtgtccCAGTGTTGGTTGTGCTGGCAATTTGAACGACGAGTTCCAGTGTAAGGACGGTACCAGTTACTGCTGCGGGGTGAAGCGGACAAAGCGGAAGGAGATCGCTTGCCAGGGATACACCCTCCCTGTCAAGGTGGTAACCAAGTGCGGCTGCAAGAGGTGCACGGAGCCCAGAGTGTTGATCCGAGGGCAGGCAGTGGCGGCGGATAACGGGGAGCCCCTCCGGTTCGGACAGATCTTCATCGGGGGTGAGCTCGTCGGCCTGACTAGCTACAAGGGGACCTTCACCGTTCAGGTGCCCCAAGGGACAGAAAGGCTCGTTGTGCAGTTTGTGGACAGGCTGGGCAAGTTTGTGGACACCGTTAAAGTCTTGCCCTTTGACCGCAGGAGTGGTGCAGTGTACTACATGGTTAAGCTGATGCGAAAGTCAGAAACAATTGAAGTTGACTCCCGTAAAGGCACCACCATACCTCTGGGGGAAATGGAAGGGGAGGACACCATTGGGGAGATTGACATTCCACCTGATTCCTTCCGTAGAAGAAATGGGGAGAGTTACAGTGGAAAGGTCAAAGCTAGTGTGACCTTTCTGGACCCCAGAAATATCAGTCTGGCCATGTCGGCTTCGAGCGACCTCAGGTTTGTGGATAGTGAGGGCAATGTCCAGCCACTGAGGACCTACGGCATGTTCTCGGCAGACTTCTGGGAGGAGCCATCTAACCAGCCTCTGGATGTTTCTGGAGCGCAGGTGTACCTGGACACAGCCAGCGTCAAGATGCCAGAGCACATTCAGAAGATGAAGCTGTGGTCACTGAATCCAGACACTGGTTTCTGGGAGGAGGAGAGCCTCTTCCACATTGAGAAGAAGAAGCGGAACAAGCGCGAGGAGAGGACGTTCCTGATCGGCAACATAGAGATCCGGGAGCGGCGGCTCTTCAACCTGGACGTTCCCGAGGGCAGGCGTTGCTATGTTAAAGTTCGGGCCTATATGAGTGAGAAGTTCCTGCCTGGAGAGCAGCTGGAGGGAGCGGTGATTTCCCTGATTAATCTGGAGCCACTGCCTGGTTATAAGGCCAACCCTCGGGCTTGGGGGCGTTTTGACAGTGTCATAACCGGGCCCAATGGAGCCTGCCTCCCCGCCTTCTGCGACGCTGACCGGCCGGATGCCTACACTGCTTACGTCACGGCCACTCTTGGCGCCGAGGAGCTGGAAGCCGCTGCCTCAAGTCCTAAGATGAACCCCAATGTGATTGGAGTATCTCAGCCCTTCCTGGGCAAACTGGAGTACAGGAGGACCGACCATGATGACAAGCAGCTGAAGAAGACGGCCTTTAGAATCAACCTCCCCAAGCCCAACGCAAACAACATTGATGAAACTGATGGGCCCATATATGCATATCAGAACATGAAGGACTGCGAGAACGCTCCCATCTCGGCCAACCACTTCAGGTTTTACAAAGTGGAGAAGGACAAGTATGAATACAACGTGGTTCCCTTTGAGGAGAATGACTTGACCAGCTGGACCGGTGACCACCTCGCCTGGTGGCCAAACCCACAAGAGTTCCGTGCTTGCTACATCAAGGTCAAGGTGAATGGACCAGTGGAGGTCATGGTGAGGTCGCGAAACTACGGCGGCACTCACCCAGAGACGACGGGGCAGCTTTACGGCATCCGTGATGCCCGCAGTGTCCACGACCTGGTCAAGGCGAATGTTTCGTCGACTTGCGTCGAGTTCAAGTGTAGTGGCATGCTGTTCGACCAAAGCACAGTGGACCGCACCCTCGTGACACTGATACCCCAGGGTAACTGCCGCCGAACTGCAATTAACAGCCTGTTGCAGGAGTACCTGCACAGACACCCGCCATCGGCCGTGAACAATGACACGTCagcatttagcatgctggcccCCGTCGACCCTTTGGGCCACAATTACGGCATCTACACCGTGACGGATCAGAACCCCAGGGTGGCCAAGGAGATCGCCATTGGCCGCTGCTTTGatggcacctctgatggctttTCCCGAGAGATGAAGGTGGACATAGGCAACGCCCTGACCTTCAGCTGTCAGGAGAAGTCCGTGACCCACCAGAGTCTCTTCCAGCGCCTCCAGAACTCTCCGAGTGAGACCATAGCAGAAATTGGGGCGGAAATGAGGAGAATGGTCCAAACACGACCCGTGCAGTCACGGATTGTGCCCTACCCTTCGGGGCAAAGGAATCGCAGGATCCGCGGCAATGATCAGAGGAGCAGAGAAGACCGGCAGTGA